One segment of Burkholderia multivorans ATCC BAA-247 DNA contains the following:
- a CDS encoding DUF2514 family protein has product MTWFDPRIWLLVVAGVVTGSACGYIKGHRDADQSAKVADQARQIGDLTTERNEIRRQLAAQQEIATDAAKQRDQARRDAAAADGAADGLRKHVAALVADARRAAASAGSPATDDALDLLADVLGRTDDAAGELAKIADERGIAGQQCERSYDALNGNAQFDRRQ; this is encoded by the coding sequence ATGACGTGGTTCGACCCGCGCATCTGGCTGCTCGTCGTCGCCGGTGTCGTTACCGGCTCGGCGTGCGGATATATCAAAGGGCACCGTGATGCCGACCAGTCCGCGAAGGTCGCTGATCAGGCGAGACAGATCGGCGATCTGACGACCGAGCGTAACGAAATTCGCCGCCAGCTGGCGGCTCAACAGGAGATCGCAACCGATGCTGCGAAACAACGGGATCAGGCACGCCGTGACGCTGCTGCTGCCGATGGTGCTGCTGACGGCTTGCGCAAGCACGTCGCCGCGCTTGTCGCCGACGCTCGGCGTGCCGCCGCTTCGGCCGGGAGCCCGGCAACCGACGACGCCCTCGATCTGCTTGCCGACGTGCTCGGCCGGACTGACGACGCTGCGGGAGAGTTGGCGAAGATCGCTGACGAACGCGGCATCGCCGGCCAGCAGTGCGAGCGCAGTTACGACGCGTTGAACGGCAACGCGCAATTCGATAGGCGGCAGTAG
- a CDS encoding ATP-binding cassette domain-containing protein, with translation MSLYSITGAQLAFGHVALLDHADFSLEAGERVGLIGRNGAGKSSLLKIVAGLAKPDDGLVTRQQELVTVYVPQEPEFEPGATVFDAVASGLTHTRELLDEYDAIAHRLAETPEGAEHDALLARMNALQSSLDAHDAWNWRTRVSMTLAQIGLQDGDARVEALSGGMQKRVALARALVLQPDVLLLDEPTNHLDFDGIRWLEELLVAQRAGLLFITHDRAFLDRVATRIVELDRGRLLSYPGNFSAYQTRKAQQLEVERVENEKFDKLLAQEEVWIRKGVEARRTRSVGRIARLEQMRRERAERRNAQGNVKLDVAQGEKSGKIVAELTDVTKRYGGRTIVDRFTATVMRGDKIGFVGPNGAGKTTLLKLILGELKPDEGTVRTGTNLQVAYFDQMRAQLDQEKSLADTISPGSEWVEIGGVRKHVMSYLGDFLFAPERARSPVKSLSGGERNRLLLARLFARPANVLVLDEPTNDLDIPTLELLEELLTDYDGTVLLVSHDRAFLDNVVTSVIASEGDGKWREYVGGFTDWQIQSERAGQLAQQEAAKRAVKEAAPVKDEPAKSAAGRNAQRTVKLSFNEQRELDALPEKIAALEAEQKTIGAQLEDGSIFAKDPQEGARLTERFAAIDDELLAALERWETLEAKRKPV, from the coding sequence ATGTCGCTTTATTCCATTACCGGCGCGCAACTCGCGTTCGGTCACGTCGCGTTGCTCGATCACGCGGATTTCTCGCTGGAAGCCGGCGAGCGCGTCGGTCTGATCGGCCGCAACGGCGCGGGCAAGTCGTCGCTGCTGAAGATCGTCGCGGGGCTCGCGAAGCCCGACGACGGCCTCGTCACGCGGCAGCAGGAACTCGTGACGGTCTACGTGCCGCAGGAGCCGGAGTTCGAGCCCGGTGCGACGGTGTTCGACGCGGTCGCGTCGGGGCTCACGCACACGCGCGAACTGCTCGACGAATACGACGCGATCGCGCATCGCCTTGCCGAGACGCCGGAAGGCGCCGAGCACGATGCGCTGCTCGCGCGGATGAACGCGCTGCAGTCGTCGCTCGATGCGCACGACGCGTGGAACTGGCGCACGCGCGTGTCGATGACGCTCGCGCAGATCGGGCTGCAGGACGGCGACGCGCGCGTCGAGGCGCTGTCGGGCGGCATGCAGAAGCGCGTCGCGCTCGCGCGTGCGCTGGTGCTGCAGCCGGACGTGCTGCTGCTCGACGAACCGACGAACCACCTCGACTTCGACGGTATCCGTTGGCTCGAAGAACTGCTGGTCGCGCAGCGCGCGGGCCTGCTGTTCATCACGCACGATCGCGCGTTCCTCGATCGCGTCGCAACGCGCATCGTCGAACTCGATCGCGGCCGCTTGCTGTCGTATCCGGGCAATTTCTCCGCTTACCAGACGCGCAAGGCGCAGCAGCTCGAAGTGGAGCGCGTCGAGAACGAGAAATTCGACAAGCTGCTCGCGCAGGAAGAAGTGTGGATCCGCAAGGGCGTCGAGGCGCGTCGCACGCGCAGCGTCGGCCGCATCGCGCGGCTCGAGCAGATGCGCCGCGAGCGTGCGGAGCGCCGCAACGCGCAGGGCAACGTGAAGCTCGACGTCGCGCAGGGCGAGAAGTCCGGCAAGATCGTCGCGGAACTGACCGACGTGACGAAGCGCTACGGCGGCCGCACGATCGTCGACCGCTTCACGGCGACGGTGATGCGCGGCGACAAGATCGGCTTCGTCGGCCCCAACGGTGCGGGGAAAACCACGCTGCTCAAGCTGATCCTCGGCGAACTGAAGCCGGACGAAGGCACGGTGCGCACGGGCACGAACCTGCAGGTCGCGTATTTCGACCAGATGCGCGCGCAGCTCGATCAGGAAAAGAGCCTCGCGGATACGATCAGCCCCGGCAGCGAGTGGGTCGAAATCGGCGGCGTGCGCAAGCACGTGATGAGCTATCTCGGCGACTTCCTGTTCGCGCCGGAGCGCGCGCGCTCGCCGGTCAAGTCGCTGTCGGGCGGCGAGCGCAACCGCCTGCTGCTCGCGCGCCTGTTCGCGCGTCCGGCCAACGTGCTGGTGCTCGACGAACCGACCAACGACCTCGACATCCCGACGCTCGAACTGCTCGAAGAACTGCTGACGGATTACGACGGCACCGTGCTGCTCGTCAGCCACGATCGCGCGTTTCTCGACAACGTCGTGACGTCGGTGATCGCATCCGAAGGCGACGGCAAGTGGCGCGAGTACGTCGGCGGCTTCACCGACTGGCAGATCCAGAGCGAGCGCGCCGGGCAGCTCGCGCAGCAGGAAGCCGCGAAGCGCGCGGTCAAGGAAGCGGCGCCGGTCAAGGACGAGCCGGCGAAAAGCGCGGCGGGCCGCAACGCACAGCGCACGGTGAAGCTGTCGTTCAACGAGCAGCGCGAACTCGATGCGCTGCCGGAGAAGATCGCCGCACTCGAGGCCGAGCAAAAGACGATCGGCGCGCAGCTCGAGGACGGTTCGATCTTCGCGAAGGACCCGCAGGAAGGCGCGCGCCTCACCGAGCGGTTCGCGGCGATCGACGACGAACTGCTCGCGGCGCTCGAACGCTGGGAAACGCTCGAAGCGAAACGCAAGCCGGTATGA
- a CDS encoding DNA adenine methylase has protein sequence MANPIIPWIGGKRRLADHLIPRFPAHDCYVEVFAGGAALYFLRPPAKVEVINDVNGELVNLYRVVQHHLEEFVRQFKWALTSRQVFEWLKLTVPETLTDIQRAARFYYLQKSCFGGIVHGQTFGTATTAPPGLNLLRLEEELSAAHLRLAGAYIERMHWGECMERYDRPHTLFYLDPPYYETRGYGVEFAFEEYEKIADRLRTIKGRAIVSLNDHPDIRRVFEGFHIETVPLQYTVAGGHKGVERNELIIFSWDDAAQPVGLF, from the coding sequence ATGGCAAATCCGATTATTCCGTGGATCGGCGGCAAGCGCCGACTGGCAGACCATCTTATTCCGCGCTTTCCGGCGCATGACTGCTACGTGGAGGTGTTCGCCGGCGGGGCGGCACTGTATTTCCTTCGGCCGCCGGCGAAGGTCGAGGTGATCAACGACGTGAACGGCGAGCTGGTGAATCTGTATCGCGTCGTTCAGCACCACCTCGAAGAGTTCGTGCGCCAGTTCAAGTGGGCGCTGACGAGCCGACAGGTGTTCGAGTGGCTGAAGTTGACCGTCCCGGAAACGCTCACCGATATTCAGCGTGCGGCGAGGTTCTACTACCTGCAGAAAAGTTGCTTTGGGGGCATTGTTCACGGTCAGACGTTTGGTACCGCGACGACTGCGCCGCCCGGATTGAACCTGCTTCGTTTGGAGGAGGAGCTGTCAGCCGCGCACTTGCGCCTCGCGGGTGCGTACATCGAGCGGATGCACTGGGGCGAATGCATGGAACGATACGACCGTCCGCACACGCTTTTTTATCTCGATCCGCCGTACTACGAAACACGCGGTTACGGCGTCGAGTTTGCCTTCGAGGAATACGAAAAGATTGCGGATCGTCTTCGCACAATTAAGGGGCGAGCAATTGTCAGCCTGAACGACCATCCCGACATCCGGCGCGTGTTTGAAGGTTTTCACATCGAGACGGTGCCGCTCCAGTATACGGTTGCCGGTGGGCACAAGGGCGTCGAGCGCAACGAGCTGATCATCTTCAGTTGGGACGATGCGGCGCAGCCTGTCGGGCTGTTCTGA
- a CDS encoding rubredoxin, whose protein sequence is MSEVTEYQSWVCLICGWVYNEAEGLPDEGIAPGTRFADIPADWRCPLCDVGKEDFVVVDF, encoded by the coding sequence ATGAGCGAAGTAACCGAATACCAGAGCTGGGTCTGCCTGATTTGCGGGTGGGTCTACAACGAAGCGGAAGGGCTGCCGGACGAGGGCATCGCGCCCGGCACGCGTTTCGCGGACATTCCCGCCGACTGGCGCTGCCCGCTGTGCGACGTGGGCAAGGAAGATTTCGTCGTCGTCGACTTCTGA
- a CDS encoding DUF4399 domain-containing protein, translating into MLNKKWIAGAVCVAAFAVSTLARAEARVFFVEPKDGATVSNPVHVKFGLEGMALKPAGDMTPDTGHHHLLIDGKPVPKGDVIPATEHSLHFGKAQTETDVTLPPGQHTLTLQLGDGAHRSYGPELSSTITVNVK; encoded by the coding sequence ATGCTCAACAAAAAGTGGATCGCGGGTGCGGTATGCGTCGCGGCATTCGCCGTATCGACGCTCGCGCGCGCCGAAGCGCGCGTGTTCTTCGTCGAGCCGAAGGACGGCGCGACGGTGTCGAACCCCGTGCACGTCAAGTTCGGCCTCGAAGGAATGGCGCTGAAGCCGGCCGGCGACATGACGCCGGACACCGGCCATCACCATCTGCTGATCGACGGCAAGCCGGTGCCGAAGGGCGACGTGATCCCCGCCACCGAACATTCGCTGCATTTCGGCAAGGCGCAGACCGAAACCGACGTCACGCTGCCGCCCGGCCAGCACACGCTCACACTCCAGCTCGGCGACGGCGCACACCGCTCGTACGGTCCCGAATTGAGCTCGACGATCACCGTCAACGTGAAGTAA